CGCTAAGTAGCTCATCGTCGATATCTATATCTTGAATTTCGCTATTACCATTGATTTTTACAGATATCATGCCGCCACCTGCTTTTGCTTCGTAGATTTTGTTTGCTACTTCGCTTTCATAAGCTTCTACCTTTTCTTTAACAGAGCTTATCATTTCGCTCATTTTACTAAGATCCATATTCTCAAACATTTTGAAAATTCCTTAAAAATTTTAGAGTTTAACGGCGCAATTCTAGCTAAAAGTTTATGAATTTAATTTGAATTTAATCTTTTTTCATCTTTTTTGTAAGAAAATATACACAAAATAGCACAAAAAAGCTAATTGCTAGCATTATGCCTGAGTAGATATGAGCGGTTGTAAAATCAAGCATTTCAGTAGCTTCGTAAATAGCAATGCTAGCTACTTTTGTCTCTCTGCTTAAAGACCCACCTATGATAAGCACTACGCCAAACTCACCTAAAGTATGTGCAAAGCTTATTATAATAGCATTTAATAGACTTGGCTTGATATTTGGCAAAGCGATTTTTAGCATGGTGGTGATGCGTCCTTTGCCAAGAGTGTAGCTAGCTTCGATGATGTTTTTTGGCAAAGAGTTAAAAGCCCCTAAAAGCGGCGCAAACATAAAAGGTAGCGAGTAAATACAGCTAGCTATAACAAGACCAGTGAAATTAAAAACTAACCTAATGCCAAAGTGCTCTTCAAAAAAAGAGCCTATGGCTGAATAAGGCGAGAGAAAAACTAAAATATAAAAGCCAAGCACCGATGGCGGCAGCACGAGAGGTAGTGAAATAATAGCTTCTATAATGCTTTTTCCTTTAAAGCTAACGCGGCTTAGAAAATACGCTAGTGGCACGCAAAAAACCAGTAAAATCACCGTGCTAATAAAAGCTAGTTTAAATGAGAGATAAAAAGGGCTAAAATCCATCTTGCCTAAACCTTTGTCTACACCTTGCTTGCTTGGCTTAGATTTATGATTATTTCATCATTTTTAGCAAAGCTATTTGCGTTTTTTAGATTTATTTTTTGGCTTAGTTCGCCTATTAAAACCAAGGCTTCATCCGGGCTTAAAATATCTAGAATTCTAGCCAAAATTCCAGTATCTGAGCTGAAAAAATCAGCCTTTGAGCGTATTTTTTGTGTTTTGCCGTTTTTTACTTCGATTATGAGCGCACAAAGCTTGTAAATCTCGGCTTTATCGTGGCTGATTAGCAAAATTGTGCTTTTTAGGCTCTCATGCGCTTTTAGCAAATACTCGCTAAGCTGGGTTTTACTAATGCTATCAAGCGCAGAAAAGGGCTCGTCTAAAAGCAGCAGTTCAGGCTCTCTCATAAGAGCGCGAGAGAGTGCCACACGCTGTTTTTCTCCACCTGAGAGAGTTGATATTTTAGCATGTTTTTTACTATAAATTCCGCACAAATCTAGCAAAAAATCAGCCCTATCTTTGTCTTTTTTTGCAAAGAGCAAATTGCCTAAAACATCGTAGTTTTCAAACAAAGCGTAGTCTTGGAACAAAAAGCCTACATTTCGCTCTTGTGGGGGCAAATAACACTGCTTATCAAAGTAAATTTTTGCGCCTTTTTTACAATATCCACTAGCTCTCTCAAGCCCAGCGATAATGCGCAAAATGCTAGTTTTGCCAGCCCCACTAGCTCCATAAAGAGCGCAAATCTGTCCTTTTGGGACGATGAAATCAGCATTTAAGCTAAAATCTTTGCTAAAAGTTTTTTGGCAGTTAAGCTCTAACATTTTGCGTCTTTTTTCTTTATGCAAAATCTAGAATTCCTAGGAATTCTAGATTTCATAACCATATTTTTTAAATATTTCTTTGGCTTTATCGCTTAAAATAAAATCATAAAATTTCTTTGCTAGTTTGGGATTTGGGCTATTTTTTAGCTTAATCATGCCTTGAGAAATCGGCTCATAAAGACTGCTATCAACGGGTTTGTAGGCGTTTTGCCACTCTTTTAGCTTTTCACTTTTTAGTGCTGAGAGTGCTACAAAGCCCACATCACCAGCGCTTAGACTTTGGCTTAGAGCCTCACCGATTGAGCCAGCTTTTATGATTTTATCTTTGATATCTTCATATACACCTGCGTTTTTAAAAGCCTGCTCGCTAGCTTTGCCATAAGGTGCTAGCTTCGGATTTGCGATTATTATGCTTTTTATTTTTGGGTTTTTTAGGCATTTTAGATCGCTACAAGTCTCAAAGCCCCTTGTGCTAAACATTGCTATTTTGCCTTTTGCGTAGATTGCACTTGCTTCATCAGCGCTAAAATTATCTTTTATCAAAGCCTCGCTAAAGCCCATATCAGCTGAGAGAAATACATCATAAAGAGCCCCATTTTTTATCTGGCTAACAAGCTTGCCAGATGAGCCAAAAGTTATGCTTATTTCATCGTTTGGATGAGTTTTTATGAACTCATCTTTTATCTCATTTAGCACAAAGCTTAGATTAGCAGCAGCAGCTACTTTTAGCTGGGCAGCAAAGCAAATAGCAGCAAAAAGAGTAAAAAGCAAGATTTTTTTCATTTTTTATCCTTAAAAATTTTCTAGCATTGTAAAAAAAATTTTTATTCTTGTCAAAAAAATTATTTTTTTATATTTATATTCCTATTATTATATCTTTTGGGTCTATTATTACGCCTATTTCATCATTTACCGCTAGGCGCAGATCCATTGTTACATCATTTGGTATGATGGCAGTTAAATTTTGTTTATCACTTGTAAGTGCGGTTATTTGGCAGTTTTGCGAACCTATGATTGCTGAGGTGATTTTTGCTTTTATGAGATTTGGCAATATAAGTTTTGAAAAATCTTGTTTTTTTATCATTAGGCTTGGAGCTTTAAAGATGAATATTACTTCATCACCTACCTTTAGCCCAAGTTCTTTTTGGCTAGATTTTGTGATTTTTGCTTTTAGAATTTCGTTTGTGCTTAAAGTGGCTATTATATCAGTATTTACAATACTTTCATTAATTTCTAGTATTTTTACTTTTAGCTGATTTTTCGCACTTAGTTTTAAAGGAATTCTAGATATATATTCTAAATTTATATTTTTTTCTAGCATTTTTTGGACTAAAAAATTTTGAGCCTTTTTTATCTGTTCGCATTTATTAATTAGCTCTAAGGCTTTTTCATTTAGAGTACAACCTTGATTTTTTTTGCTAGTAAAAAGTTCGCTATTTTTGTTTATTTTATTTAGAGCATCCCATGCTGTTTTATATGATATTTTCATATTTTTAGCTGTTTTTATGATGCTGCCACACTCTTTTAGAGCTTTTAGTAGTTCTATATCATCATTACTAAGGCTAACGCCGTTTTCTAGAGTTATTTTTAGCTGGCTTTGCAATATCATTTTTGCCCTTTATATAAAATTTTAATTTATTATAGCAAAAATTTTATTATATTTTAAAGATGATTTTTATAGAATTGCAAGTTTTTACATTTTTAAGGAATTTAAGATGAAGGCATTTATGCTCTCTTTGCTGCTGTTTTTATCGGCTTTTTGTGCTGAGGTAGAAAATACTTCAAATAATGATTTTAGCGATTTTAGCACCGAGTTTAATAAGGCTGAGGTTTTTGATCCATTAAGTGGCTATAACCGTTTTATGACCGGCTTTAATAATTCTTTGTATTATGCTTTTTTTAGACCAGTTTTTAAAGGCTATAACGCAGTAGTGCCAGAACCTGCTAAAAAGGGCGTTTCAAACTTTTTTTATAATTTATTTTTCCCTATCCGCTTTGTAGGAAATATCTTACAATTTCGCTTTATGGATGCCACAGATGAGCTTTTTTCTTTTGCTATAAATACGACTTTTGGAGTAGCTGGGCTTTTTGAGGTGGCAAATACTCATTTTAATATACCAAGGCATGATGAAGATATCGCTCAAGCCTTTGGCCATTGGGGCATAGGCTCTGGTTTTCCTATTGTGCTACCTATCATCGGTCAAAGCAACCTTAGAGATAGCGTAGGACTAGTGGCCGAGTTTTTTATAAATCCTATAAGTTATGCTGATGGATGGGCTGGCGGACATGCGTGGAAAAACAGCTTCATAGGCCCTGGCATGGGTGCTGGCTACATACTAAACGAAGGTGGCACAAACCCTGATGAGTATAGAATTCTAACAAAAGATGCTATTGATCTTTATCCATTTTTGCGTGATACTTACGAACAAAGACGCAATGCTCAAATAAAAGAATAGCCCAAGGGATATAATAATGAAAAAAATATTTTTAAAACTACTTTTTGCCTTAGGAATTCTAGAATTCCTAGTGATTTTGCCACTATCTGCGCTTGAACTTGGTACTATAAAACCTAAGCTAAATGTTGACTTGAGAAAGGCCGTGGAGATTTTAGCTACGCAAAAAAGCTTAAAAGAAAAGGAAAGCGAGCTTTTTGCTATTTTTGATGAGTATTTTGACTATGCGCTTATGGCTAGATTAGCACTTGGAGAGGCTTATAAGGGCTTGAATGATGAGCAAAAAAAGCGTTTTGAGAGTGCTTTTGTAGCAAGGCTTAAGTTTTCTTTTAGCGAAAAGCTAGGACTTTATACAAATCAAAGCATAGAAATCACAGGTGATGAGAGCCCAAATCCTAAAAGATACTTCATCCACGCACAAATAAAAGGCGAAAATGAAGTTTATAAAATCATTTTTAAGTTTCACAAAAAAGCTGAAAATGAGTATTTACTCTATGATATAGATATTGTGGGCGTTAGCATCATCCAAACATACAGAGCGCAGTTTGAGGATCTAAAAAACGCTGGTTTTGATGAAATACTAGCTAGGATAAATGCCAAAAACGCCATTGATGAAGCTGGCAAAAAATAATAAATGAACAAAAGCGATAAAATCAAGCAAAAACTAGCTAGAATTCTAGTATCTGCGCCTAAGTTATCTTTGGCTTTGGCTCTTATTTTATGCGCTTTTTTATGTGCCTTTGTGCCAAAACTAGCAATTGATGCTTCCACCCAAACTCTGCTTTTAGAAAATGATAAAGACTTAGAGCTCTGGCGTGATATAACAAAAAGATATAAAATCCCAAACACGCTGGTAATTGCCTACACACCAAACTCTGATTTACTTAGCAAAAGTAGCATTAGCACGCTTGCTGCGCTTAGCAAAGACCTAGCGCAGATTAAGGGTGTAAAGAGCGTATTTAGCATGCTTGATGCGCCACTTTTGCTTAGCTCAGGGCTAAAATTTTCTGATTTATTAGGTACAATCCCTACGCTAAAAGACAGCAACGCTAGCAAAGAAGCGATAAAAGCTGAGTTTTTAAGCTCACCTTTTTATAAAAACTCGCTTGTAAGTAGCGATTTTAAAACCACAGCACTTTTGCTAACCTTAGAGCCAAATCCTGGGTATAACGAGTTTATCTCTAGTATAACTGCGCTAGAAAACACGCTAAAAACCGCTGAAAACAACGCCACAGTAAAAACTCTGCTAAAAGAGCAAAGAGCTGCTTTTAAAGCCTACAGAGATGAGCTAAGAGTAGCAGAACACGAGCAAATCACACAAATTCGCCAAGTAATCGCTAAATATAATCAAAATTCACAATCTAGAATTCCCCACCAAGATGAATTCTCAAATTCACAAAACGGAATTCCGTACCAAGATGAATTCCCAAGCTCACAGCTATTTTTAGGCGGTATAAATATGATAGCTGATGATATGATAGCCTTTGTTAAAAGTGATCTTGCTACTTATGGGCTAGCTACTTTGCTTTTGTGTTCGCTTTGCCTTTTTGTTTATTATTTACAGCTTCGCTATGTTTTTTTAGCTATTTTTATTTGCTTAGTGTGTGTTGGCGCAGCTAGCGGGCTTTTTGGCTTGCTTGGCTTTGAGATTACGGTGATTTCTAGCAACTACATCGCCTTACAGCTTATTATCACGCTCTCGGTTGTGATCCACCTTATAAACTCATATAGGGAATTCTTGCGTAAAAAAAGCTCTTTTAGCCAAAAAGCTATCGTTTATTTAGCCTTAAAAGAGCGTATGAGTCCTTGCTTTTTTGCGATTTTTACTACGATTATTGGCTTTATTTCGCTAGTTTTTAGTGATATTCGTCCTATTATCAGCCTTGGGGTGATGATGAGTGCTTCTATTACGCTTTCGCTTATCTTTAGCTTTTGGCTTTTTGGCTCTATTATGAGTTTACTTAGCAAAAAGAGCGTAAATACAGCCTTTGAGCGGTATTTTTCTCTTACAACATTGTGCGCAAAAATCGCTTTAAATCTTAGAGCTCGCAAGGTGGTTTTTGCTATCAGCGCACTTGGGCTTTGCGTAGGGCTTTGGGGCATAAGCAAGCTTAGCGTAGAAAACAGCTTCATAGGGTATTTTAAAGAAAACACTGATATTTATAAAGGCATGGAGCTAATAGACAATAAGCTTGGTGGCACCGTGCCGCTTGATATAATAATCAGCTTTAAAAAAGATAAAAAAGAGCCTAGGAATTCTAGTTTAGACGATGAGTTTGCTGATGAGTTTGCTAGTAGTGATGCTGCTCAGTATTGGTTTAATGAACGGCGCATGAGCGTGCTAAAAAGTGTTAATGAATATCTAAAAAACAAAGAGTTCATAGGCTCAGTTAGCTCGCTGGCTGATTTGTTAGAGGTTGGCAAAGAGCTAAATGAGGGCAGAGAGCTTGATGCGCTTGCGCTTGCGCTTATTTATTCTAGTCTTAGTGGAGAGCGCAGAGAGCTTATTTTGACGCCTTTTGTAAGTATTGAAAATGACGAGCTGCATTTTAGCGTGCGAACCCTTGATAGCGACCCGCGCCTAAAAAGAGCAGAGTTTTTAAGTACTTTACAAAATGAACTAAATGAGCTTGTAGGTGAGAACGCCCAGGTAAAAATCTCAGGGGCAATGAAGCTTTATACAAATATGCTAGACTCACTTTTTAGCTCTCAAATAAATAGCCTTGGCTTTGTTTTGTTAGCATTTTTTGCGACATTTTGGCTGATTTTTGCCTCGCTTAGACTAGCGATAATTGCGATTTGTATAAATATCTTGCCACTTATTTGCGTGCTTGGAGCTATGGGCTTAGCTGGGCTTAGCCTAGATATCATGAGCATAACCATAGGCTCAATCAGCCTTGGCATAGGCGTAGATAGCGCAATCCACTATATCTACCGCTACAAGCGAGAACTAGCGCATTTTAAAGATAGCAAAAAAGCAATCATCGCAAGCCACGCTAGCATAGGATATGCGCTGTACTATACTAGCTTTGCTGTATTTATAGGCTTTGGGGTTATGATTAGTAGCAACTTTTGGCCTACTATTTATTTTGGAGCTCTCACAGATTTAGTTATGTTTTTTATGCTAGCATCATCTTTGATTTTGCTGCCTTCACTTTTGCTTAGCCAAAGTGCCGCTCTAGCCAACGAACAAAACAAAGCAAAGACCATAAATGCTGTTTAAAGCGTCCACGCCTAGCCTTGCGCTCTAGCTCACGTACAAAAACTTTGCTAAAAAGCGCAAAGCCTAAAATTTTATTTGCCTTTAAAATCTCGCTACTAGCATCCATTTCTTTTAGCACCCACTCTAAAAACGGCGTGCTAAGCCCTTTTTTCTTTCTATAAATTATCTCATCGCTTAAAAGCCCTTGTTCTTTTGCTATGCTTTTTAAAAGCTCTTTTGGCTTATAATTAGGGCTTGGATTTTCAAGGCTTAAAGCAAGTTTTGCTAGCGCAAAAAAGGGCGTTTTAATCTCCACTAAATCGCTCATAGCACCAAGCTTTCTAGCTACTATGCCCTCGCTTGCAATGCGAAAATCCGTGTATCGCATTTGGCGTAGTTCTTTGTAATTATTTTGATATGCTAAAATCGGCTCATCAATGCTAAAATCCTTACAATCAGCAAAAAGCAGTTCTTTTTGATAGCGAGTAAAAACCTCACAAAATCCGCCATAAATAGGCAAACCTAAAGCCTTTCTGCGCAGGTACTCGCTGTCTTTTGAGATAAGTGGGTAGCGAGCTTGGGGCAGGTCGTAGCGGTAAAACTCAAGCACTCTAAAATAAAGATCATAGCCCAAAAAGCACTCATCTGCCCCCTCAGCTGAAAATGCTACGCTGTGTCCGTGGCTAGCGATTTTTTCGCACAAAAAGCGCAAGGCAATACTAGCACTATCAGCTAGGGGTTCGGCATTAAAATCACTAGCATAAAAAGTATCCAAAAAGTCCTTTTTAGCTAAATTCACACTATGAAGCTTGCAGCCTATAAAATCAGCCGCAGTCCTAGCAAACTCACTCTCATCATAGTGCGGAGCGTCTAAAAAAGCTAGGTTAAAAGCCTGAACTTTTTGCTTGCTTTGCCTAGCAAAAAGTGCTGTTAGCAAGGATGAATCAAGCCCGCCAGAGAGCAAGGCGCAAGGATTTTGGCTGTGATAAAGGCTGATTTGTTTTTCTAGGGTAGTAAGAATTCTAGATTTTAGGAATTCTAGATTTTTCTCATCACAATCTAGAATTCCCACGCCTTTTAAGCTATCAAAAACGCCTTTTTTTAGCTTGCCGTTTTTGTAGCGCAAATACTCCCCAGCCCTAAGTTCAAAAACTGATTTAAAAAAGCTTTTTTTTGCAGACATAAAGCTTAAATACTCACTCAAAGCGCTTAAATCAAGCTCTTTTTTAATGCCTTTTAAAAGCTCGTTTTTGCTCTTAGAAATCTTAAAATCTTTACCATCAAAAAAATAATAAATACCTTTATGGCAAAAAAGCGCTCTTGCAGCGAAATACTCGCCAGTTTTTGCATTATGAGCTATGAAGGTTTTTTGTAGATTTGCTAGATTTTTTGCTATGCTTTTTTCACTCAAGAATTCTAGATTTTCTAGGAATTCTAGAATTTCTACGCTAGGGAATTTTGGAATTCCGCTAGGGAATTCTAGATTAGTTATGATTTGCCAAGGCATTAGTGCTGCATTTTATGCATAGTGCTTGCTAGGTCTTTTACAGGCACTTTGATGCTTTTTTTATCACCATCGCTAAAGCTTAGCTCCAAGCTTATTTCATCGCCTGCTTTTAGCTCTTTTTTTAGCCCAATTAGCATTACATGATCGCCACCACTTTTTAGCTCCAAGCTTGATTTTGCAGGCACTACAAGCTTTTCTATTTTCATCATTTTCAACATTTGATTTTCTTTTATGTGAGTGTGAAGCTCATTTTTTTCGGCTATATCGCTATTTGCGCTAGTTATTGCGATATCTTTGTCGCTATTATTTTTTATCACAAAAAAAGCAGCCGAGTTAGGCACATTTGGTATGCTTGCCCTTGCGTAAGCTCCATCTATTTCAACATCTGCGCCAAAGACAGCAGCAATGCTAGCTATACTTAAAACAAACTTTTTCATCTTTTCTCCTTGATTTTTTTAAAAAAAGTTTGAAATTCTAGCTAAAAACTTATAAAAAAGTAGTAAATTTTTTGAAAAACTTAGCTATAATTGCGCCTTAAAAATTCAAAAAAATAGGTAAAAACAATGAAAAAACTACTTCTTGCGTTAGTATTTTTATCTAGCGTTTTGGGCGCAAAGAGCTTGGAACAAATTTATCTTGATAATGGCTTAGAAGCTGTGCGTGATGCTATAGAAAATAACTTGCAAAGCAAAAAGCACTGGCAAGAAATACTAAAAGGCAAAGAGCTAAAATACGGCTACTATCCAGCACCTACTTTTATCACAGTAGTGGATAAAACTAGCAAAAAGCTAGAACTACTACACTACGAAAACGACAAGTTAGAAAGTCGCTTTTCTAAAAAAAACATAATCACAGGTCTAATGGGTGATAAGCTAAAAGAAGGCGATCTAAAAACCCCAGTTGGTGCTTATCACATCACAAGACACTTTAAGCCAAGCGATCAGTATTATGGTCCAGCTGCTTTTTCTCTAAGCTATCCTGATTTATACGATAGCCTTAGAAAGCGTGATGGCGGCGGCATTTGGATACATGGACTTCCTTTTGATGGAGATCGCATAGATGCTGAAAAAACTCGTGGTTGCGTGGCATTTGACAATGACGAGCTGGTAAAATACGAGAATATCGTAGGCGATAAAGGCGGCGTGGTGCTAATCAATGAAGAAGGCATAAAAGAAGCTACAAACGAGCAGATTGCAGCTATTTTTGCCGAGCTTTTTGCGTGGAAGCATGCGTGGAGTGTAAGTGATATAAAAAAATACCTAGCTTTTTATGATAAGGACTTTATTCGCTTTGATGGGCAAAGATACAAAGCCTTTGCCGAGATGAAAACTAGCATTTTTAACAAAAAAGAAAGCAAATTTATAAACTTTTCTAAGTTTCGCATTATCCCTTATCCATCAGTAGAAAAAGGCTCATTTTTCAAAGTGATTTTTCATGAAAAATACCTTACTAGCTCTTATAAGTTTGAGGGCGAAAAAACCCTATTTGTCCGCCTTGATGGCGATAAAATGAAAATCTTAGTAGAGCAATAAATGGCACAAATAAAGCTTAGCAAAAGCGCGTATTTTCATAATTTAGAGCAAATCTGTGCTAAGGTTGGCGATAAAGCCCGTGTCTTTGCCGTGCTAAAAGACAATGCTTATGGCCACGGACTAACTCAAATCGCTGCTCTTGCTAGTGAGTTTGGGCTAAAAACTGCTGTGGTGCGAGATGAGAGCGAGGCTAGAAGCATTGAGAGCTTTTTTGAGCGTATTATTATCCTCTCTCACAGGGCAAATGGAGCTGAGAGCACAAATGCTAAGTTTATTTATGCTATAAATGATTTTAGCAATTTAGAGCATATAAAAAGTGGCTCAAAAGTCCAGATTACTCTTGATACTCTCATGCATCGCCACGGACTAAAAAAGCACGAGCTAAAAGAGGCTTTTGGGCTCTCTAAAAAGCGTAAAATAAATATTTGCGGTGCTTATACGCATTTTTGTGGGGCTGATGAGCTAAGCGCTAGCTTTGCTATACAAAATGAGATGTTTTTGGAGCTTAAAGCATATTTTAAAGAGCTTTGCGTAGAGTTTGGTGTGAAAAATCCTATCTTTCATCTACACAACTCAGCTGCCGTTGAGCGTGATAAAAACCTAGCAAACCGTGATGAGTGTGTGCGTGTAGGCATTGCGCAGTATGGATATGCTCAGTTTGATGAGAGTTTAGCTCTAAAGCCAGTGCTTAGTCTTTGGGCTAGCAAACTTAGCGAGCGCAGGCTAGAGCGTGGCGAGTGCGTGGGCTATGGTGGGGTATTTTGCGCAAAAGAGCCTATGGATATCGCTACTTACGACCTAGGATATGGCGATGGGCTTTTGCGCTATAATGGCAAGGGCGAGTTTGTCTTTAACGCCAAAGACAAAATGCTAGGACGCATGTCAATGGATAGCTTTTCTAGCGACAGCCTTAGCGATGAGCTTTGTGTAATAAATGATGCAAATATCTGGGCAAAGTACTTTGATACTATAAACTATGATATTTTAGTCAAGCTTAGCCCTAGCTTAGAGCGAGTGGTGGTAGAGTAATGAAAAGCTCAAAAGTAGCAAATCTACCTAGTAAATTTGGGCTTTTTAAAATAAAGGTCTATAAAAGTGGGCAAAAAGAGCATTGCGTCGTGTTTCGCAATGACCTTGATGAGCTTATTAGCAAGGGCGAGGCTATAAATGTGCGAATTCACTCAGAGTGCCTAACTGGCGATGCTTTTGGGTCTATGAAGTGCGATTGTGGCGAGCAGCTAGCAAGTGCTTTGTCTTACATAAACGAACATGGCGGAGCGCTAATCTACCTGCGCCAAGAAGGGCGAAATATAGGTTTACTTAACAAAATAAACGCCTATAATCTCCAAGATAGTGGGCTAAATACCATTGAGGCAAATCACCAACTAGGCTTTGAGGCTGATGAGCGCACATACGAAGCGGCTGAGTTTATACTAGCAGATTTGGGAATTTTAAAGATAAATTTGCTTACAAATAATCCAGCAAAAATCTCAGCTTTAAAATCAGTTCAAATAGAGTCTAGAATTCCTATAAAAATGCCAGAAAATCCGTATGATAAAGAGTATTTGCGTATCAAAAAAGAACAAATGGGGCATTTGCTTTGATGGATTTTGATGAGAGACTTAGGGCTTATGAGGATATTTTTATTAAATTTAATAAAATCCACAGCCTAAGCACCTACAAAAACCTTGATGAGGTGGCAAAAGATAGCCTAGGAATTCTAGAATTCTCTAACTTTTCTAGCGCAAAGGTGGTTATTGATATAGGCTCTGGGGCTGGGTTTCCAGCTGTTTTTTTAGCTATGAAAATGAGTGAGTGTACTTTTCATCTTTTTGAGCCAAATGCTAAAAAATCGAGCTTTTTAAGCTACGCAAAGGCGCATTTAGGACTAGAAAATATCGTAGTTCATAGCAAAAAAATAGAAGATGAAGAGCCTTTTAGAGCCGATATTATCACATCAAGGGCAGCTTTTAAGGTGGCTGATTTACTCTCCCTCTCAAAGGGTTTTTATGATGAAAATACACT
The nucleotide sequence above comes from Campylobacter magnus. Encoded proteins:
- a CDS encoding YbaB/EbfC family nucleoid-associated protein translates to MFENMDLSKMSEMISSVKEKVEAYESEVANKIYEAKAGGGMISVKINGNSEIQDIDIDDELLSDKQSLQILLISAVNDAIALANEEKKKGAAQAFGLGGLGGFGL
- the modB gene encoding molybdate ABC transporter permease subunit; this translates as MDFSPFYLSFKLAFISTVILLVFCVPLAYFLSRVSFKGKSIIEAIISLPLVLPPSVLGFYILVFLSPYSAIGSFFEEHFGIRLVFNFTGLVIASCIYSLPFMFAPLLGAFNSLPKNIIEASYTLGKGRITTMLKIALPNIKPSLLNAIIISFAHTLGEFGVVLIIGGSLSRETKVASIAIYEATEMLDFTTAHIYSGIMLAISFFVLFCVYFLTKKMKKD
- a CDS encoding ATP-binding cassette domain-containing protein, with the translated sequence MLELNCQKTFSKDFSLNADFIVPKGQICALYGASGAGKTSILRIIAGLERASGYCKKGAKIYFDKQCYLPPQERNVGFLFQDYALFENYDVLGNLLFAKKDKDRADFLLDLCGIYSKKHAKISTLSGGEKQRVALSRALMREPELLLLDEPFSALDSISKTQLSEYLLKAHESLKSTILLISHDKAEIYKLCALIIEVKNGKTQKIRSKADFFSSDTGILARILDILSPDEALVLIGELSQKINLKNANSFAKNDEIIINLSQASKV
- the modA gene encoding molybdate ABC transporter substrate-binding protein, with product MKKILLFTLFAAICFAAQLKVAAAANLSFVLNEIKDEFIKTHPNDEISITFGSSGKLVSQIKNGALYDVFLSADMGFSEALIKDNFSADEASAIYAKGKIAMFSTRGFETCSDLKCLKNPKIKSIIIANPKLAPYGKASEQAFKNAGVYEDIKDKIIKAGSIGEALSQSLSAGDVGFVALSALKSEKLKEWQNAYKPVDSSLYEPISQGMIKLKNSPNPKLAKKFYDFILSDKAKEIFKKYGYEI
- a CDS encoding TOBE domain-containing protein yields the protein MILQSQLKITLENGVSLSNDDIELLKALKECGSIIKTAKNMKISYKTAWDALNKINKNSELFTSKKNQGCTLNEKALELINKCEQIKKAQNFLVQKMLEKNINLEYISRIPLKLSAKNQLKVKILEINESIVNTDIIATLSTNEILKAKITKSSQKELGLKVGDEVIFIFKAPSLMIKKQDFSKLILPNLIKAKITSAIIGSQNCQITALTSDKQNLTAIIPNDVTMDLRLAVNDEIGVIIDPKDIIIGI
- a CDS encoding MlaA family lipoprotein — protein: MKAFMLSLLLFLSAFCAEVENTSNNDFSDFSTEFNKAEVFDPLSGYNRFMTGFNNSLYYAFFRPVFKGYNAVVPEPAKKGVSNFFYNLFFPIRFVGNILQFRFMDATDELFSFAINTTFGVAGLFEVANTHFNIPRHDEDIAQAFGHWGIGSGFPIVLPIIGQSNLRDSVGLVAEFFINPISYADGWAGGHAWKNSFIGPGMGAGYILNEGGTNPDEYRILTKDAIDLYPFLRDTYEQRRNAQIKE
- a CDS encoding MlaC/ttg2D family ABC transporter substrate-binding protein → MKKIFLKLLFALGILEFLVILPLSALELGTIKPKLNVDLRKAVEILATQKSLKEKESELFAIFDEYFDYALMARLALGEAYKGLNDEQKKRFESAFVARLKFSFSEKLGLYTNQSIEITGDESPNPKRYFIHAQIKGENEVYKIIFKFHKKAENEYLLYDIDIVGVSIIQTYRAQFEDLKNAGFDEILARINAKNAIDEAGKK
- a CDS encoding efflux RND transporter permease subunit, giving the protein MNKSDKIKQKLARILVSAPKLSLALALILCAFLCAFVPKLAIDASTQTLLLENDKDLELWRDITKRYKIPNTLVIAYTPNSDLLSKSSISTLAALSKDLAQIKGVKSVFSMLDAPLLLSSGLKFSDLLGTIPTLKDSNASKEAIKAEFLSSPFYKNSLVSSDFKTTALLLTLEPNPGYNEFISSITALENTLKTAENNATVKTLLKEQRAAFKAYRDELRVAEHEQITQIRQVIAKYNQNSQSRIPHQDEFSNSQNGIPYQDEFPSSQLFLGGINMIADDMIAFVKSDLATYGLATLLLCSLCLFVYYLQLRYVFLAIFICLVCVGAASGLFGLLGFEITVISSNYIALQLIITLSVVIHLINSYREFLRKKSSFSQKAIVYLALKERMSPCFFAIFTTIIGFISLVFSDIRPIISLGVMMSASITLSLIFSFWLFGSIMSLLSKKSVNTAFERYFSLTTLCAKIALNLRARKVVFAISALGLCVGLWGISKLSVENSFIGYFKENTDIYKGMELIDNKLGGTVPLDIIISFKKDKKEPRNSSLDDEFADEFASSDAAQYWFNERRMSVLKSVNEYLKNKEFIGSVSSLADLLEVGKELNEGRELDALALALIYSSLSGERRELILTPFVSIENDELHFSVRTLDSDPRLKRAEFLSTLQNELNELVGENAQVKISGAMKLYTNMLDSLFSSQINSLGFVLLAFFATFWLIFASLRLAIIAICINILPLICVLGAMGLAGLSLDIMSITIGSISLGIGVDSAIHYIYRYKRELAHFKDSKKAIIASHASIGYALYYTSFAVFIGFGVMISSNFWPTIYFGALTDLVMFFMLASSLILLPSLLLSQSAALANEQNKAKTINAV
- a CDS encoding asparagine synthase-related protein, with protein sequence MPWQIITNLEFPSGIPKFPSVEILEFLENLEFLSEKSIAKNLANLQKTFIAHNAKTGEYFAARALFCHKGIYYFFDGKDFKISKSKNELLKGIKKELDLSALSEYLSFMSAKKSFFKSVFELRAGEYLRYKNGKLKKGVFDSLKGVGILDCDEKNLEFLKSRILTTLEKQISLYHSQNPCALLSGGLDSSLLTALFARQSKQKVQAFNLAFLDAPHYDESEFARTAADFIGCKLHSVNLAKKDFLDTFYASDFNAEPLADSASIALRFLCEKIASHGHSVAFSAEGADECFLGYDLYFRVLEFYRYDLPQARYPLISKDSEYLRRKALGLPIYGGFCEVFTRYQKELLFADCKDFSIDEPILAYQNNYKELRQMRYTDFRIASEGIVARKLGAMSDLVEIKTPFFALAKLALSLENPSPNYKPKELLKSIAKEQGLLSDEIIYRKKKGLSTPFLEWVLKEMDASSEILKANKILGFALFSKVFVRELERKARRGRFKQHLWSLLCFVRWLERHFG